A region of the Deltaproteobacteria bacterium genome:
ATCGGTAGCCAGTAGTCAGCATTCAGTAGAGCAAGGCGACCGACGTGCTTTCCTTCCTTCTTTCTCCCTAAAGCCTAAAGCCTGAGGCCTATAGCCTTCTTCTCCTTAGTTTTCTGTGTTTCTGTTTCGTGACACCCAGTGATTTGACGTATGGTACATATTCCTCTAATTAGCGCGGAATGCGGCCCCGCTCGGACATGAATCTTGCCAAAGCATCTTTACAGGGAGTGTCCCTGTGGATTGCCTGGCTCGTCTTTTTTGCGCTGGTCGTGCTTAGTGCTCTGAACGCATGGGCGGACCCTGCGAAACAGTCCTCTCCTGCCACTCCCCCAACAGAGCTGGACACCTTTGGCACAAACACTCCACTTGGACGTTTCTCATACCATGCTGGTCGTGGTCTACGGCTCGGAAAGACAGGGCTCACCATTGGTGGGTTTGCCATTGCAGAAATGGAACGCTTGGAGGATGGCGAACGGCGTGGGTCTCTAGAAGAGTTCAATTTTCTCATCTCCTACGATCCAGTCCCGTTCGCCCATCTCTTTACCGAACTTGGTATTGGATCACTGGCAGAGATCGAACGTGGCCGGAGAGGCGTACACTCGAATCCCGGTCTGGAAGTTGAACGCCTCTTTCTCGACCTGGGCAATCGCGATGCACTGAAGCTGCGGTTTGGCAAATACCGAACGCCGATCGGGCGCTGGAACCTGGTTCCGCGTGATCCGCTGCTGTGGACCACCTCTGAACCGGTGATCGTCGAGGAGGTGTTCGATGAGACTTCTACAGGCGCAATGCTGCACGGGTCAGTGTTTCCTCAAGATGGGGCACTCTCGTACTCGTTGTATGGAACGTTTCTGCCTCCTCTTGATAGAGAGAGTGACGAACATCCTGTGAGGCGGAGTGCTGGTGCTCACATTGAATGGGCCAGCCTCAAGGGATGGACACTGGGGGCATCCTACTTCGCTTCCCAACGACGCAATCATAGATGGAATCATCTCGGCGGCGCTGACTTTTTATGGCAGCCTCATGCGCGCGTAGAGCTGAGTAGCGAAATCGTCTTCGGCGAAGGCAGTATCAACAATGGCACGATGTGGGGACTCTATGCCCAAGGGGTAGTGGAGACATTGCCGACGCTGTACCTCGTCGGGCGCTACGAGCGGGTGCACCCCCCTGGCGGTGGACGAGATCTCAATCTGTTCGATCTTGGCTTTGCCTGGGTGCCGCTCCCATATCTCCGCTTCAAGGCTGACTATCTCATCGCTGATCATCGCAACGAGTTCGCTTCTCCCGGGTTGCGCATGTCGCTGTCGCTTCTCTTTTGAGTTGTTATGAGCACGCGTATTCTCAGCCTCGCTCTTGCGCTGTTAGTCCTGGCACCAGTGCGCCTTGCTGGGCAAGAAGGGCGCATGGCTGTGATTGTGCATCCTCAGCGTAATGGTGAACTCTCGTCTAACGACATTGCTCAGATCTATCTTCGTCGCAAACGCTTCTGGGACGACGGTACGCCGATCGTGCCGTTGAACCTCCCATCGCAAACGCCCTTGCGTACACGCTTCTCACGAACTGTGCTGAATCAGACTGACGCTCGTCTGGCGGATTATTGGAACCGGCTCTACTACGACGGCATCTTGCCACCAGCAACCCTCGCTTCGACCGAAGCTGTTCGTCGGTATGTGGCTTCTGACATGAATGCGATTGGCTATGTACCAGAGGGAGAAGTTGATGGCTCGGTGCGAGTGATTTTGTCGTTGGAGTGAAGCCCAGCGCGAGCACTATATTTTAGAGAACCCACGAAATTGGCTGGATGGGATCAGGAGTGTACGAGCAGTATGTCCCGGTCTTAATCGTGGCCGTGAGATGGTAACCTAAGGCGGGATGATTATCGCTGACCTTTTTGACGGCTGCCTTGATGGCTTTAGTGACGTTGAGGCGCACGCGCTCAAGGGGAAACTCTGAGTTCCGATCACAACTAGTACGTTTAGCCGCAGTATCCGATCCACCAACAGACTCCATCACTTCAGTGACGAGGCATTCCTGCCCTGGGTGGTCCAAGAGGAAAGCGATGTATCGTAGTCCTTTGGTGTCTTTGAGCCGACACGTGGTTCCTTGATACCTCAGCGTCCAATACTCGGCATCATAGTGGAAGAGGTTAGCTGCTGGGAGTTCAGCGGTCGCTGTTGGGTGTTCGGAGTCTACCCGATAAGGAACATCTCCCGTGTTCTGCTTTGCTTTGTCTGAGACTTCTCGGAGACTCGCGGCAATCTTTTTTTCTAGACCTTTCATGCCCAACTCTTGGGCAGTCACCAGGGCCGGAGCGAGAAGTGCCCGTGCCTGCGCATCGTCTCCCGGCTGATGGCGAGCAAGAAGTGTGGCTGCGTATTCATATTGGGTACGAGTCACAAAAGGTTTGGCTCCCATCCGCGTGTTCATGCGGAGCGCACTTTCAAAATGGGCTACTGCCTCCTGCCACCGGTGCAGGGTGGCAGCAAGAAGTCCCAAGGGACGAGAGACCGAGCCGTTGCAAGCGGCACCATCCCCGACGACGACATTGTGTTCTGCATACGGGAGTAGCCGTTCATATAAGAGTACAGCGTGATGCGAGTCAGCGAGAAAAGCACACGTCTCAGCCAGCAACGTAGCTCCAACCAACCAGGTACTGTCTCGTGGAAGATTGACGAAATCGTTCACCGCCAACCGAGTAAATTCGGTGCGTGCCTCTGTTTCTCGACCGAGTTCACTATAGAGACTCGCCAAAGCCGCTCGCCATGCCGGTACTGTCGGGTATTGCGCGACGAAATTCTGGACTGCGGACTCTAATTCCTGAAGGCGTCCTTGCTCTCGGCTTAACGAGAACATCTGCACGCCAAAGAAATTGATTGCTGTTGGGCTTTCGATCTTCCGCCCGAGCGTTAACGTTTGCATCGCCAATTGCTCTGCCCCGGCAAACCGTCCTTCCATCAACGCCCGCATCGTCTGCAAGACGGTCCAGTTCCAGCGATACCGCGGCTGTCGGAGTTCTTCTGCTCGCCGAGCATAGGCCGCAATTCCTTCATCGACCGCGAGCATATCTCCAAGTTCCAACAGGTCGACAATACGATCGAACTGCCCCTGTATGCTTCTCTCGCCATCGCCTGTTTCTTCGGCGAGGCGGAGGATTTCGTTCATGGCTGCGAGTCGCTCATGAATGTCCCCTGGTCCCCAAAGCGAACGACGCCGACTATCGAGTGCAGCAGCTAAGGCCCCTTTGTCGCCTACCCGTCGAGCCATTGCCGTTGCCAACTGGCTGAGCTGCGCTCGTCGCTCTCCATCAGAAGCTGAGAAGTGCAATTCCCAGGCGAGGCGAGCCAACATCCGCGCGCGCAACGCACTGTCTTCGGTCCCAAACACACCGAGGACTTCCTCCAATAAGTGGACAACGTCGTGATCGACCACGCCGATGGGAACACCAAATTTCTCAAACCCCAGTGCTGCGTGAGCGAGTAACTCTGAGTTCTGTAGCTTCCGTGCCTCTTCAGCCGCCTGCTTGCATGCCTCACGAGCCTGAGGGATATCCCCTGTCTTGGTCCGGGCGGTCCCGAGCGCCAGGAGTAGCTCGTAACGCTGCCTCCCTTCTAGCGGCTGCTTGTATTCCAACGCCTGGAGCGCTCGCTCGTAGTGAGTGACTGCATCCTCGTAGGCCAATACCGCTAGTGCTTGTTCAGCCGCCTGCACCGCATACGCGATTGCCTTATCCGCATCACTTTCCCCGCGCAGAGCCTCAAAAAAATGATACGCTAACTCTGCCAGCCCTTGTCCTGCACTGCTTATCGACAGGACGGGACTGACGTTTGTAGCGGGAGCTGACTGTCGATTGTGTCCGTAGATCGTCTCCAACGCTTCAGCGATATGGCGGTGCAGTTGGACGCGTCGAGCGGTCGGCAGTTCCGTATACAATGCCTCACGAATGAGCGCGTGTGCAAAACTATAACTACCGACCACGTGTGGGACTGCAGTGACGAGGCGCGCGGTGAGTGCCTCGTCGAGCACCTCAAGAAGCTGATCACAGTTTGTGTTTTTCATCTGGGCTAACGTTGGCATACTGAACTCGCGCCCGATCACTGAGGCGAGGGAAAGCATCCGCTTACATTCGGCAGAGAGTCGCTCCAAGCGGCGATTGATCACCTCACGCACGCTTTGGGGCAAAGGAATAGTGAGTGCGACACGTGGAGTATACAGTGCTGCGTGACCCCCTTCGGCTACGAGCAGCCGGACGATTTCGCTAATGAAGAATGGGTTTCCACCGGCTTCTTTGGCCAGGGTCGTACTCAGGGGTTCTGATGGCGTAGTGCCAGTAGCGAGTTCAATGAAACGCGTGACCTCCTCAGCCGTAAGCCCACGCAACACGAGACGTTGGCTGTGTGGCTCGCGAACTATCTCCTCAAGAAGCTGCGCGAGTGGGTGTTGGCTCTCCAATGCGACATCTCGATAGGTCCCAATGATTAAGAGGTGCGCATCTGCAAGTTCTCGCACGAGGAACCGCAAGAGGAGTAACGAGGGTTTGTCGGCCCATTGTACGTCGTCCAGAATGAGCACCAGGGGCTGCACCTGTCCGATATTCTTGAGAAAGGTGGTCAAGCTGTCGAAAAAGCGAAATCGCGCCGGCTCTGGCTCCAATGCAGCTGGGAGTGAGAGACCTGGCAAGCGCTCTCGTACTTCTGCGATCACGGCGGCGATATTGGCTGCACCCGTTCCCATTTCTGTTCTCAGGGCAGCTGGGTCGCGGTCGGCACTATAGGCGCGGACAATCTGCACCCACGGCCAGAACGGCGGTGCTCCGTCTCCTTCGTAACAACGGCCGGCGAGCACCAGTGCACCTTGCTGGCGAGCCTTCTCCGCAAACTCGTGCGCAGTGCGCGTCTTACCGATTCCTGGCTCGCCCGCGAGTAACACTAAGCGACCGCGGCCAGCAAACGCGTCTGCGATAGCAGCGTGTAACGCGGCCATCTCTGGTACGCGTCCGACAAAGCTCGCGCTGGTGAATTGCGTCATTACCTGCGGTTCCTCAGGTGTATTTGCCAAGGACAGCATGCGTCTGACATTAGGGAAAAACAAGCAGGTTGCAGTGGTCTCCTGGTGTCCATTTTTTGCTGCTGAGTCTTCTTCTCTTTCATTGTCCTTCTGCTTCGTCATACAGAGCTTGGTCTTGTTCATGCATGAGAGGGGCGGATTCGAGGTGGCTTAGGATTTCTCCAGCCCGCGTTTGCACCGCAGGGCTGACATCGCGTATGGCGGATTGCGCAAAGGCTACCTTGTTTTGCTCATCGATAGCCGGATGGTTCGCAATGGACTCTATGGCCATCATGCGCACCAGCTCAGATCTGTCCTGCTGAACGAGGGTAGTGAGCGTCTCGGGTGGAAGGGCAAGTCCGACCGCATGGGCCTTGAGCAAGGCCCGGTAGCGTACGTCGTCATCGTGGTCTCTCAGAGATTGCACAACGGTTTGTGCTGCGTCGGGTCCTTGAAGATCGATGAGCGCATCGAGCGCTTCGGCACGTTGACTCGCTTGTTCAGCTGTGAGTTGCTGCGCAAGTACAGATATTTCTCGTGTACAGGCGATGGTTCGTGGAGGCCACGTGCCTCCTGTGCCAGACGGTAGTACCCATACTGCTTTTAGACCAGCGTTGGCTTGAGTCTGATTCTCGAAGGCCATAAAGCTGTCTTCAAATTCGAGAATGGTCCGTAGCGCGCGATCAAGTGGGACGCGAACGAGTTGCATGCTGAGCTCTCGGTCGGCGATGAGTTGAGCGTTGATCTGGATGCCGCTCTGCTCGGCTACGGTCGCCAATACTTTTTTGAGCGACTGGTTTTCTGCGCGGAGGGTCACCTCGCCATGCCGGACGTCGACCTCCAGACTGCTCTGGGGACGTGGTGGATATGATGGTTTTTTCTCCGTGCTATCGGCGTTGGCTGGGAAGGGACTCTGCTTGATTGTCGGGATAACTTTTTGTGTACTTTCCGCTGAGCGATTGCTGCGAACTGATGCTTGGGGTTGGTTCTGAGGAGGGGCGGTGGAAGAATTTTCGTCACGCCAGAGGCTGTACAATGTAGCTCCAAGCCCTATTGAGAGACACAGTACGGTCGCGGAAATAGAGTTTTTCTTTGTCATAGCGTAGATCCGTTTACGCTACAGCGTTATTGCGAGCGAAGTCGAAGGGGCTCCTCGCAATGACACTGTAGTCGTACTTTCCAGAAATTCGTATCGGTCCTTTATGAATAATTCACTATAAGTGATCTTCACGTGTTCTCTCTCGGCGCTCTCGTCTACAAGTTCAGTCTGCCAGGAGAGCGCCGAGTTGAATAGGCTGCGTATCGCGTTACTTCTGACCTTGGAAGTGGTATTCGCCGATGACGCCAGAGCCGGAAGCAGCATCCAACGCGTGAAAAGTTCCACCCATGCGATGCGGCGCGCCAGTGATGACATCGGACACATTACCGACCCAGGTCTGAATGACTACTCCTGTGCTGTTATTGCGGGCAAACGCAAGACGACCAGTTGCTGGGCAGTAGTACCCGCGGACAGGATGACTGACTGAGGTGCCTGGATAAATAGTGCCGTTGATCGGTGCGCATGGTGTACCAATGCCTTGGCTGAGGGTTAATGAGCCGACGTGCTGGTTGCCGACGATGGTCCAGGTGCCTGAGACATTGGCGAGCGGTGCTGCGTTGGCGATGCTGCCCCATACGAGTCCCAGCGTCCCGACTGCGATTGCTACACGATTTTTTAACGTCTTACTCATAATGAGATCTCCTTGTTGTGGCTCTTCCGCGGGTGATTGGTTTGGCTGTCTCCTTGCTGTCCGTGCGAAGCGGAAGAACCCTGGAGTTATCTCTTCGTCCGAACCTCAAGTTGCCCGATGGTCGTACCGTTACATGTTGTTAGATCATTTTCTTTTTTCTCCTTGGCTTTGGTCCTCACCAGGGAAGGCGTGAAAAATGACGGCACACTGTGCAATCAGACGGCACAGCGCAGGACGACAACACTGAGCGCCGAAAACTCTCGTTCGTCCTGTTTCGCTCTAATGAAATTCGATGAGCAGAGTCGAGAATGGAATGAACGGTCGAATTACTGCCGCTACCACATAGGGGCGCGGCGAGAGACCGTTCCCCTGCCGACTCATCCGACTGATTAAAGAGTGGTGCGAGTACGGGCGAA
Encoded here:
- a CDS encoding HEAT repeat domain-containing protein, coding for MTKKNSISATVLCLSIGLGATLYSLWRDENSSTAPPQNQPQASVRSNRSAESTQKVIPTIKQSPFPANADSTEKKPSYPPRPQSSLEVDVRHGEVTLRAENQSLKKVLATVAEQSGIQINAQLIADRELSMQLVRVPLDRALRTILEFEDSFMAFENQTQANAGLKAVWVLPSGTGGTWPPRTIACTREISVLAQQLTAEQASQRAEALDALIDLQGPDAAQTVVQSLRDHDDDVRYRALLKAHAVGLALPPETLTTLVQQDRSELVRMMAIESIANHPAIDEQNKVAFAQSAIRDVSPAVQTRAGEILSHLESAPLMHEQDQALYDEAEGQ